From a single Larimichthys crocea isolate SSNF chromosome XIII, L_crocea_2.0, whole genome shotgun sequence genomic region:
- the mrpl32 gene encoding large ribosomal subunit protein bL32m, with translation MINLTALVQSLRRSLLHIESRLLQAAGLDRQLAPALAVNGPSLLPQLDKEEEVEQQQHHPGLSDSILWMAAPKKRRTIEVNRTRRRSDSKLLKVKNNIEPCPECGHLKQKHVMCGFCYAKVCRETALIRQQIKEMEGGPLRAPTVETVVLYEGETPSEQDKDKRIVERSRKRPAWFSQ, from the exons ATGATCAATTTAACCGCGTTAGTGCAAAGTCTCAGACGGTCTCTGCTCCACATTGAAAGCAGACTTCTGCAGGCGGCGGGACTGGACAGACAGCTGG CTCCAGCACTAGCAGTGAATGGGCCCAGCCTCCTGCCTCAGCTAgacaaggaggaagaggtggaacagcagcagcatcaccccGGCCTCTCAGACAGCATCCTGTGGATGGCAGCACCCAAGAAGAGACGCACTATAGAAGTCAACCGCACCAGGAGGAGATCTGACAGCAAACTCCTGAAAGTCAAG AACAACATTGAGCCGTGTCCAGAGTGTGGCCACTTGAAGCAGAAACATGTCATGTGTGGCTTCTGTTACGCTAAGGTGTGCAGGGAGACCGCTCTGATTCGTCAACAGATAAAAGAAATGGAAGGTGGGCCGCTGAGGGCCCCGACTGTGGAGACTGTTGTCCTGTATGAGGGCGAGACACCAAGCGAGCAGGACAAAGACAAGAGGATCGTGGAGAGATCCAGGAAGAGACCCGCCTGGTTCAGCCAATAA
- the psma2a gene encoding proteasome subunit alpha type-2 — MAERGYSFSLTTFSPSGKLVQIEYALAAVAAGAPSVGIKASNGVVLATEKKQKSILYDEQSVHKVEPITKHIGMVYSGMGPDYRVLVRRARKLAQQYFLVYQEPIPTGQLVQRVASVMQEYTQSGGVRPFGVSLLIAGWDEDHPYLFQSDPSGAYFAWKATAMGKNYVNGKTFLEKRYNNDLELEDAIHTAILTLKESFEGQMTEENIEVGICNEAGFKRLTPAEVKDYLAAIA, encoded by the exons atggcgGAACGAGGCTACAGTTTCTCCCTCACCACATTTAG CCCCTCGGGTAAACTGGTCCAGATTGAATATGCGCTGGCAGCTGTAGCAGCCGGAGCTCCGTCAGTGGGCATCAAAG cttccaaTGGCGTTGTCCTGGCaacagagaagaaacaaaagtcCATCCTGTACGATGAGCAGAGTGTCCATAAGGTGGAGCCTATCACTAAACACATAGGCATGGTCTACAGCGGCATGGGGCCTGACTACAG GGTTTTAGTGCGACGAGCCCGGAAGTTGGCACAACAGTACTTCCTGGTTTACCAAGAGCCAATCCCTACAGGCCAGCTTGTCCAGAGAGTGGCCTCTGTAATGCAGGAGTACACGCagtctgg TGGAGTGCGTCCGTTTGGCGTTTCATTGCTGATAGCTGGATGGGATGAGGACCACCCCTACCTGTTCCAGTCAGACCCCTCT GGTGCATATTTTGCATGGAAAGCCACAGCCATGGGAAAGAACTACGTTAATGGAAAAACATTCCTTGAAAAAAG gtaTAACAATGATCTGGAATTGGAAGATGCCATCCACACAGCCATCTTGACATTGAAG gagaGCTTTGAGGGTCAGATGACAGAGGAAAACATTGAGGTGGGAATCTGTAATGAGGCCGGCTTCAAGAGACTCACCCCAGCGGAGGTGAAAGACTACCTGGCAGCCATCGCGTGA